In Hypanus sabinus isolate sHypSab1 unplaced genomic scaffold, sHypSab1.hap1 scaffold_1183, whole genome shotgun sequence, a single genomic region encodes these proteins:
- the LOC132386509 gene encoding C3a anaphylatoxin chemotactic receptor-like, producing MSRPEDQVSMILSMIIFTIAFLLGVPGNSAVIWVTGFKIKRNVHSVCFLNLAVADLAFCLTLPFWMVNLALRGSWVRGDIIFNLLLFSICLNGSASVLLLTVISIFRCLSVTQPIWFRRHLGQCWAYVACSAAWVFALLICVIALLHSKLHRYFGNSIWDMLKVTWAVFIFLIPILIMAVCYFLIVRKLTADKFTKSRKSVRVILTVVVVFIICWFPYHICNAAAYFFRYFSLIWHDVALATASFNSALNPLLYVFVGRKFRQVFKRSLANSLRLAFIELEPELENDLPDSGVSTETRV from the coding sequence ATGTCGAGGCCTGAAGATCAAGTGTCCATGATCTTGTCTATGATCATCTTCACCATCGCATTCCTGCTGGGCGTCCCCGGCAACAGCGCAGTCATCTGGGTGACGGGCTTCAAGATAAAGAGGAACGTCCACTCTGTGTGTTTCCTGAACCTCGCCGTGGCGGACCTGGCTTTCTGCCTCACCCTCCCCTTCTGGATGGTCAACCTCGCCCTCCGAGGCTCCTGGGTCAGAGGTGACATCATCTTCAATTTGCTCCTCTTCTCCATCTGCCTCAATGGGTCCGCCAGCGTCCTCCTGTTGACCGTGATCAGCATCTTCCGCTGCCTGTCTGTCACTCAGCCCATCTGGTTCCGGCGGCATCTCGGCCAGTGTTGGGCCTATGTGGCATGCAGCGCGGCCTGGGTCTTCGCCTTGCTCATCTGCGTGATcgccctcctacattccaagctACACCGGTACTTTGGGAATAGCATCTGGGATATGTTGAAGGTCACTTGGGCCGTCTTTATCTTCCTCATCCCTATCCTGATCATGGCCGTCTGCTATTTCCTGATTGTCCGGAAACTAACCGCGGACAAGTTCACCAAGTCCAGGAAATCTGTCCGCGTCATCTTGACCGTGGTCGTCGTCTTTATCATCTGCTGGTTCCCGTACCACATTTGCAACGCGGCCGCATACTTTTTCAGATATTTCAGCTTGATCTGGCATGACGTGGCCCTCGCCACGGCTTCCTTCAACAGCGCCCTCAACCCCCTTCTCTACGTCTTCGTCGGCCGCAAATTCCGCCAGGTCTTCAAACGCTCACTGGCCAACTCGCTCCGTCTTGCCTTCATAGAGTTGGAGCCGGAGTTAGAGAACGATCTTCCTGATAGCGGTGTCTCAACAGAGACGAGAGTATGA